The sequence AGCGAGACAGATGGAGCCATCGCCCGAATTGAGGTCAATGTCGTGCCCCGTTGCGGAGTGATTCCGGCGCCGGGCGCCCAGCGGCCTCTTCGGGTCTCACACGATCGGTGCGAGCGATCAGGCACGTCGGCAATCGTTACGATTTGCTCTGACGAGAATGCCTTGTGGTCTGTGTCTACCGTCCCGATATCGCGGTACGTAGCGGTGGATGCCGAAATCCGAACGAGAGATGTTGCCGCACATTCTTGCGGTGGCGGTTATTTCGCATTCCGAGTGCACATTGCAGCTTAAGCTGTGATGTTCTGACTTGGGCGGGAGCCGGCACGATGAACTGGAGTTCACCATCTTCGGGGACCAACGTGGCGGTTTCAGGAGCGATCTCGCCGAATGGTTTCTGATGTTATAGAGGCCATTCAAACAATGGCTATCCTTGATCGCGCGGTTGTGAGCTGGGTGAGCACAGCAGCTGGCACTTCTGTCGAGATGATTGGAGATGCGCTGGTCGATGATTCGCAGAGAGCCGGGCGCTGCACGGAATACGATGATCGACCGGTAACGGCCCGACCTTCACTGTCTTTCGCACGCTGCAGCTCGAAGCCTACCCGCAGCAAGCCGCCGCGGCAAGGCCGTGAAGTCTCTCGATCACCATGATGCCCGGTATGCACTGTCCGAACGCCCAAAAATTGCGCTCTTAAGCGTCGACTATTGGATGGAGATTGCAATTTCGAGCACTTTCCTATTCCGGCTGGAGTACGTCGAGAGCAATGCGACGGCTTCTGAAACGATATTGAACTCCAGTTGTAAGAGGCAGCGCTAGATGACGTTTTAATTAGAAGGTACGTTTCACGTTGCTTTTGAGTCAGGCGATGAGCTCAATATTGAAAATGGCGGCGGTGGGGGCGATTTTCTTTGGAGAAGCCCTTTCGATAATCGCCGAGTTGATTGCATCAAGGCAGTTTGGGAAAGCTGACGGGCAGCTCACAACGCTTGTGCCGATGTTCCTCCTGATATCAGTCGGTGGTATCCTGCTCGTCTGCGGATACGCACTCGGCTACATGTATCTCAAGAATATCTGGATCATTGTCGCGATATCGGTGGGCGCAATTTTAGTGGTGGAACCAATTCTGGCGCTTCTGCTCTTTCGAGACGTGCCGACAGCCGGTTCGCTGATCGGGCTGGTGTTCGGTGCGCTCGGCACGCTAGCTGCGATAATTTTGTGACGTGCGTTCAGCTCTCTTCTCATAGCGAAGGTACGCACACGAGGAAGACCATCTGATTGACGCGCGCGCGGGCAGGGCGACCTCAATGAGAGCCTGTGCGTGAAGGTCAGGCGGCTTGCTGATCGGGAAGGACATGTCATATTCTCCCTCCTGCACTCCAAGAGACTCACGCCTCCGGAGTGAAGGATCGTACGTTGGCTCATGCGGTGCCATCCCAATCGGAGATCATGGAGATGCCAAGATTGAATCGCGACGTTAACTCGTCCATCGACCTTGAGAAACTCGGTCATATAGGTAGTGTTCGGTGCTCGCCATTGCCAGCCAGTACCGACAAAACCCAGCCCTGAGAGCTGCCAATGAAGCCAGCGAGTGCTCTCTCACTCGCCGGCTTCTTCTAAATGTCTAACGCATAAGCAATCGCTGTCGCGAAGTCGATCAGTGTGATGGCGGCGTAACTCGCGCAGATGATCAGGGTCTCCTTGTTCAGTCTTTGGCTCCTTGCTCATTCGATTCGTTCGCCGTCGATTGGCCGGTCGCAATGTGCGTTTTGTTTGAAGACCGCCAATGAACCCAGGCGACGACCAAATAGATGACTGAAATTGCGATACATCCTTGCGCCGCGAGGATCCAAAACGCCTCCATCAAACCTGTCGCTACTCCGTAAGACGAGCCAGGTTCTGGATTTCGGACCGCGCGATGGCGATTGCTCTAGGAAAGAAAATTGCAATTTAAAATGAGATGTTCGCACCGCGGCTGCCGACTGGCGCGAGATTTCCTATCCCGAAGTCGATTTTAGTTCACTTCATGCTACGCCAATTCCCTACAACCCCTGACGGCGCTCGCTCGACGGGCGCATCCCCTAGCCGCTTGAACATCGTCTGGCGCAATCGCCACCGAGATTCGAGGCGATTTCGAGGGCATCTCGATTGGTCGGTCGTTCGGTGAGCCAGGCTTTCGCTGAGTCTCACCCGATGTAAAGCGTTCGCCCGCATATCGACGGAAACTCGGGCCACTGAACATTTGCTCGCGGATCAAGCCCGCTATCCGACAGCGAAGAAGTTGCGCAGCGACGGAAAGGCTGGACATCCCAATCGTCTTGCCCTTGGGCTCCGTGACGTCCCTGAAGCTGCTCCCTTCCGGACCAACATGCGCGAGCAGCCGGCATCCGGCCCGGTTCCGTGAACGCGTGCGGTTGAGAGCGACTCGTAGAGAGACCGGGCAATTGGCCCCCGAGCCGGGCAATTATCGAGAGCTGGGACTTCCCGTCCGTCAGCGCACAATTCAGCTACCTTGGACCTTGCTGCCTGCTCTCGAGCAACATGGCCGATTGCAGCTTGGCCAGTCGGACCGTGATCGTGTTCTGGCCATCAGCGCCGCCACCATCGATCGCCTGCTCGTCGATGTGAAGATCGCAGCGAGCGGCGGCAGGCGGCGCCGTGCCGGATTCTATTCGGCAATCCGGCGCGAGGTCCCGATCCGCACGTTCAATGACTGGAACAGCCCGGTGCCCGGCTTCTGCGAGGTCGATATGGTCGCCCATGGCGGCACGTCGGTGGCTGGCTCGTTCATCCAAACCCTGACGATGGTCGATGTCGCCACCGGCTGGACGGAGTGTCTGCCGCTGCTGACGCGGGAAGGCTCGCTGGTCGTCGAGGCGATCAGCCGCGCACAGAGCCTGTTCCCGTGGCTGTTGCGCGGCGTGGACTTCGACAACGACAGCGCCTTCATGAACGATGTCGTCGTGCCATGGTGTCGCGAACAGAAGCTCGAAGTGACGCGCTCGCGCGCGTACAAGAAGAACGATCAGGCGTTCGTCGAGCAGAAGAATGGTGCCGTCGTCCGCCGCCTTATGGGCTATGGCCGCTTCGATGGCGTCGAGACGGCGCGTATGATGGGCCGCCTCTATGCGGCGGCACGCCTCTACGTCAACTTCTTCCAGCCGTCGTTCAAGCTGAAGGAGAAGCGTCGCGAAGGGGCTAAAGTGATCAAGCGCTATCATCTCCCATCGATGCCCTATGAGCGTGCATTGGCGCATCCCAAGGTGACCGCGGCCGTGAAGAAGCGGCTCCGCGATCAGTATCGCTCGCTCGATCCCGTCGCGCTGTTGGCGGAGATTCGCGCAACCCAAGAGGAACTAGGTAATCGCGTCGATCGTCGTGCCGGACAGGCGCGCGGCCTGCAACCCGCTCACACTAGCGCCCTGCCAGCGACCGCGGCGACGTTCGCGAAGACGCTCGGCAAGACGGTGACGGTCGGCGAGCCGCGTGCCACGCACCGGCGAACTCGTCGGCCCTATAAGACCAGAGTTCGCATGCCGTCCAAGCTCGACCCGCATCTTGCTGCGATCGAAGCCTGGCTCGCAGAGCAGCCGCAGCTGACGGCGCTCGCAATTGTCGGCCGGCTGAGCGAGAAATACCCTGAGGAGTTCGGAAAGAGACAGCATTCGATTGTGCAACGTCTGCTGAGGGCGCTCAGGCGGAGGGCTGCCGAACGGTTAGTCGCCCGAGGCCCGCTCGGCGATGCCACGACCGCTGCCCCATTGCCCGGGGTTGTGGACGGCTCGGGCTATGTAGGGCCCGACCCGCCCACAGCCCCTCTCGTCGAGCAAGCCGGGAAAGCCATCTGGCGCGGCCGATCAATCGACATCGGATCGTCATCGGCAATGGCGCCATCAGGGTAACATTTGCAGATACGGCAATACGAGGGGTCAATATTGCAGGCCGAATGACACCCCGCGCCAGCCAAAAGGCAAAAAGTGCCCCCGGCGACGTGACCGCGCTGCGGTCATGATTGACAAGATCGCAATCAGTAGTGAGCCCTGTGCGACTGGCTTTCGAAGGCTCTTGATTATTTCGGTTATCGTGCTATATTGATAACCGAGATAACCGGAATGAAGCCATGACGACCGCAGAAAATGCTCTTGAGCGCTCGGGTGTCGGAACCATTACCGGAACTCCCGATGAGGTACGAAAAAAGCTGGCCCACCTGCCAGTGGACCAAGTCGTTGCTTTGACGTTGCAGCATGGCAACCACGCGCTCGCTCACGTGCTCTTGGATACGGTTGCTGGGCTTACCGCGCTCATTCCTAGCATTATTGAGCGCCGCCACGAGGCAAAGTACCGGTCGATTATTGAGGCTCTGGTGCCAGACATTCCTCCGCCCCGGCACAAGCTGATTGAAGCTCGGATGACAGCGGAAGCCCGCAAGAGCGTGATCGAGACCGGCGAGTGGATGACGGCGGCACAAATCGCCGAGATCGCTGGCTTTAGCACCACCAACCCGAGCGCGCAGCCGAACAAGTGGAAGCGAGAGGGACAGATCTTCGCCATACATCATCGTGGCACGGACTATTTTCCAGGCTACGCCCTCGACGCTTCGACCGACTATCGACCAAGCAAGGGCCTGGCACGGGCGCTGAAGGTCTTCCGCGGAAAGAAGGACGATTGGGGACTCGCCTATTGGTTTGCGTCGGTCAACAGCTTCCTTGGCGGCAAGCGGCCGCAGGATTTGCTGATTAGCGAGCCCGATCGCGTTGTCGCAGCGGCTGAGGACGAGGTAGCCGGCGTGCTCCATGGCTAAGAAGAAGTCCGGTATACGCCGCCCGGCTGCCCGGACGAAGGCCACCAGGGCTGGGCCAACCCCGCCTTCCCCATCCCCACTCTCGGTCGTGCCGGCTCCGCCCGCCGGTCTTGCCAATCTGGTGAACATGACGACCTGGCCGAAAGGCCAGGTCATTCATCGGATCCACCCAAAAGCCCATGGCAGCAGCCAATTCAATCCAGGCCCACATGGCAATGCCCGGTTCAGTCCGATCAAAGCTTCAAGCGGCGCAAACATCCCTACTCTTTATGGCGGCACGGCCTTCGATTGCGCCGCTATGGAAACCGTCTTTCATGACGTGCCTTTTCTCGCTGGACTAAAGACCTTCGATAAGCAAAAGCTGGCCGGCCACGTTTATTCACAGGTGACGCCGAAAAGAGACCTCAAACTCGTCGACCTCAGCGTGACGGCCCTCAAGAGACTTGGGCTTCCACGCAGTCAGCTCGTCGATACCGAAAAGAACGAGTATCCGAACACCCGCAAATGGGCCGAAGCAATTCACGCTGCTTGCTCCCATGCCGAGGGACTTTGCTGGGTGTCTCGCCAGGATGATCGTGCTCTGGCGATCGTGATCTTCGGCGATCGCGTCGCCGCGGCGGATCTATCGCCCGTGGGCGCTCCGCTGGATCTGCTGACCATCGACGCCTTGTACGCAGACCTCGTCATTCTCGCGGACAGGATCGGCGTCAAGCTTGTCGACGGCAAGTAGCGAGGCAACCGTCCCGGGCTTCAAGAGTAAGGCAGGTCACACTTCGACTTACGCAATCTGTGATATAACTAGGGTATTGGCGCACTTTTTTGGGGG comes from Bradyrhizobium diazoefficiens and encodes:
- a CDS encoding integrase catalytic domain-containing protein, whose protein sequence is MAPEPGNYRELGLPVRQRTIQLPWTLLPALEQHGRLQLGQSDRDRVLAISAATIDRLLVDVKIAASGGRRRRAGFYSAIRREVPIRTFNDWNSPVPGFCEVDMVAHGGTSVAGSFIQTLTMVDVATGWTECLPLLTREGSLVVEAISRAQSLFPWLLRGVDFDNDSAFMNDVVVPWCREQKLEVTRSRAYKKNDQAFVEQKNGAVVRRLMGYGRFDGVETARMMGRLYAAARLYVNFFQPSFKLKEKRREGAKVIKRYHLPSMPYERALAHPKVTAAVKKRLRDQYRSLDPVALLAEIRATQEELGNRVDRRAGQARGLQPAHTSALPATAATFAKTLGKTVTVGEPRATHRRTRRPYKTRVRMPSKLDPHLAAIEAWLAEQPQLTALAIVGRLSEKYPEEFGKRQHSIVQRLLRALRRRAAERLVARGPLGDATTAAPLPGVVDGSGYVGPDPPTAPLVEQAGKAIWRGRSIDIGSSSAMAPSG
- a CDS encoding RES family NAD+ phosphorylase, encoding MAKKKSGIRRPAARTKATRAGPTPPSPSPLSVVPAPPAGLANLVNMTTWPKGQVIHRIHPKAHGSSQFNPGPHGNARFSPIKASSGANIPTLYGGTAFDCAAMETVFHDVPFLAGLKTFDKQKLAGHVYSQVTPKRDLKLVDLSVTALKRLGLPRSQLVDTEKNEYPNTRKWAEAIHAACSHAEGLCWVSRQDDRALAIVIFGDRVAAADLSPVGAPLDLLTIDALYADLVILADRIGVKLVDGK